The genomic DNA GGCCCTCGCGACGGCGCGTGCGGACGCCGGCTACACGGTCGAGGACGTCAGCCGCGCCACGCGCATCCGCGGCGAGCTGCTCCGCCGCATCGAGGCCGACGACTTCGCCGGCTGCGGCGGCGCCGTCTACGCCCGCGGCCACATCCGTTCCATCGCGACGCACGTCGGGCTGGACCCGGCGCCGCTGCTCGCCGAGTACGACCGCGTCCACGGCACCGACGCGCCCGCCGCGCGCCAGATCTTCGAGCACGAGGTCGTCGCCAAGCCCGCCCGCACCGGCCCGAACTGGACCGCCGCGATGGCCGTCATGGCCGGCGTGCTGCTGCTGATCGGCCTCGTCTCCGTGTTCAGCCCGAACGGCTCGCCCGCGGGCACGCCGGACGCGTTGCCGCTCACCACCGCGACGCCGTCGCCGACGGTGGCGCCGCCGGTCGCGACGCAGACGCCGGCGATCGCGGGGCAGATCCCGGGCTCCGGCGTCTTCCTCCGCGTCAAGATCGTCAACACCCGCAGCTACGTGACCGTGAAGGCCGACGGCAAGACGGCGTTCCAGGGGCTGATGACGTTCCCGGCGCAGCAGGACTTCTCCGCGAAGAAGACGATCCACCTCGTCATCGGCAACGCCGCCGCCGTCACGCTGGTCGTCAACGGCCGCGACCTCGGCTCGCCCGGCCGCCCCGGCGAGGTGGTCCGGCTCGACTTCGGCCCCGGCGACCCGGCCAACGCCGGCTGACCCGGCCGTTCGGTGTCGGGGGCGGCGGCTACGCTCGCCGCATGACCTCGTCCCGCCGCGTCGCGCTCGTGACGCTCGGCTGCGCGCGCAACGAGGTCGACAGCGAGGAGCTGGCGGCGCGGTTCGCGGACGGCGGGTTCGAGCTGGTCGAGGACGCGGCCGACGCCGACGCGGTCGTCGTCAACACCTGCGGCTTCGTGGAGCAGGCCAAGCAGGACAGCATCGACACGCTGCTCGGCGCCCGCGCGCTCGACGCCGACGGCCGCCGCCGCACCGTCGTCGCGGTCGGCTGCCTGGCCGAGCGGTACGGCACCGAGCTGGCCGCGTCGCTGCCCGAGGCCGATGCCGTGCTCGGCTTCGACTCGTACCCCGACCTGGCCGCGCGGCTGTCCGCGATCGTCGCCGGCGAACGCCCCGCCAGCCACGTCCCGCGCGACCGGCGGACGCTGCTGCCGGTCACGCCGGTGGACCGCGCGGCGGCGCGGGTCGCGGCGCCGGACCTGCCGGAGGGCGTGGCGCCGGCGTCGGGGCCGCGCCCGGTCCGGCGGCGGCTCGGCGGCGGCCCGGTGGCGCCGTTGAAGCTGGCGAGCGGGTGCGACCGGCGCTGCGCGTTCTGCGCGATCCCGTCGTTCCGCGGCGCGTTCGTGTCGCGGCCGCCGGACGAGCTGCTTGCCGAGGCCGAGTGGCTTGCCCAGCACGGCGTCCGGGAGCTGCACCTGGTCAGCGAGAACTCCACCTCCTACGGCAAGGACCTCGGCGACGTCCGCCTGCTCGAACGCCTCCTCCCGCGCCTCGCGGCCGTCGACGGCATCGACCGGGTGCGGCTCGCCTACCTCCAGCCGGCCGAGCTGCGGCCCGGCCTGGTCGAGGCGATCGCGGGGACGCCGGGGGTGGCGGCGTACTACGACCTGTCGTTCCAGCACGCCAGTCCCTCGGTGCTGCGCCGGATGCGCCGGTTCGGGGGGACCGGGCCGTTCCTCGACCTGGTCGGGCGGATCCGCGCGCTCGCGCCGGACGCGGGCATCCGCAGCAACGTCATCGTCGGCTTCCCCGGCGAGACCAAGGCCGACTACGCCGAGCTGGAACGCTTCCTCACCGAGGCGCGGCTCGACGCCGTCGGCGTGTTCCGCTACTCCGACGAGGACGGCACCGAGGCCGCGACGTACGACGGCAAGGTCCGCTCCGACGTCGCCGCCCGCCGCTACGACCGGCTCACGACGCTGGTCGAGACGCTCACCGCCGCCCGCGCCGAGGAACGCGTCGGCAGCGAGGTGGAGGTGCTGGTCGAGGAGGCCGGCGACGGCTGGGCCGAGGGGCGCGCGCACCACCAGGCGCCCGAGGTGGACGGGTCGGTGCGGCTGCGCTCCGGCGCGACCGTCGGCGAGCTGGTGCGGGCGCGCGTCGTCGCCGCCGAGGGCGTCGACCTGGTCGCGGAGGCGCTGTGACCGACCCGGTGACCGAGGTCGTCGACCCGGCCGCGCTGCCGCCGGACGCGGCGGGCGTGGTCAACGTCGCCAACGCGCTCACGGTCGTCCGGCTGCTGCTGGTGCCGGTGTTCGTGGCGTTGCTCATGGCGGGCAGCGGGCACGAGACGGGGCTGCGGGTGCTGGCGTGGGCGGCGTTCGCGGTGGCGTCGTTCACCGACCGGATCGACGGCGAGCTGGCCCGGCGGCGCGGGCTGGTGACCGAGTTCGGGCAGATCGCCGACCCGATCGCCGACAAGGCGCTCATCGGGGCGGCGCTGATCGGGCTGTCGATGCTCGGCGACCTGCCGTGGTGGGTGACGGTCGCGGTGCTGGTGCGCGAGGTCGGTGTGACGGCGTTGCGGTTCTGGGTGATCCGCCACGGCGTCATCCCGGCCAGCCGCGGCGGCAAGGTGAAGACGTTGCTGCAAGGGGTGGCGATCGGGCTGTACGTGCTGCCGCTGTCCGGGCCGCTCGCGTCGGCGCGGTGGTGGCTGATGGCGGCCGCGGTCGCGGTGACGGTCGTCACCGGCGCCGACTACGTGGTGCGGGCCGTGCGGCTGCGGCGGACCAGCGCGCGCGCCGCGATGAAGCGCGCCCGGCGGGAGGCGCGGACGTGAGGGTGGAGCTCCTGGCGGTCGGGACCGAGCTGCTGTTCGGCGACATCGTCAACGGCAACGCCGCCTGGCTCGGCCAGCGGCTCGCCGAGGTGGGCATCGACGTCACGACGTCGGTCGTCGTCGGCGACAATATCGGCCGGATCGTCGCCTGCGTCCGCGAGGCGCTGGCCCGCGCCGACGCGCTGGTCATCACCGGCGGCATCGGGCCGACGCAGGACGACCTGACGCGCGAGGCGCTGGCCGAGGCGGCCGGCGTCGAGCTGGTCCGCGACCCGGACCTCGAGGCGGGGCTGCGCGCGCGGTTCGCCGCGCTGCGCCGGGACGTGCCCGAGATCAACTACAAGCAGGCCGACCTGCCGCGCGGCGCCCGCCCCATCGCGAACCCGCGCGGCAGCGCCCCCGGCGTCCGCGTCGAGATCGGCGGCGGCGTGGCCTACGCGCTGCCGGGCGTGCCGCACGAGATGGAGCGGATGTTCACCGACGACGTGCTGCCGGACCTGCTGCGCATCGGCGGGCAGCCGGCCTGCATCGTGCACCGCGTGCTGCGCACCGCCGGCATGTGGGAGTCCGCGGTCGCGGCGGCGCTGGCCGACCAGGTCGCGCGGCTGGAGGAGTCGGGCGGCGTGACGATCGCGTTCCTCGCCTCGCAGGGGCAGACGCGGGTGCGGCTCACCGCCAAGGCCGCGACGTACGACGCGGCGGTCGCGATGATCGCGCCCGAGGAGGCCGCCGCCCGCGCGGCGCTCGGCACCGCCGTCTACGGCGCCGACGACGACACGCTGGAAGGCGTCGTCGCGTCGCTGCTGCGCGAGCGGTCCGCGACCGTGGCGACCGCCGAGTCGCTGACCGGCGGGCTGCTCGGCGCCGAGCTGTCGCGGGCGCCCGGGTCCAGCGACGTGTTCCTCGGCGGGGTGGTGACCTACGCCACCGAGCTGAAGCAGTCGCTGCTCGGCGTCCCCGACGAGGTGATCGAGGAGCACGGCGTCATCTCCGACGCCTGCGCCGCCGCGATGGCGACCGGCGTGCGCGACCGCCTCGGCGCGACGTACGGCGTCTCGCTCACCGGCGTCGCCGGCCCCACCGAGCAGGAGGGCCGGCCGGTCGGCACCGTCCACGTCGGCATCGCCGGCCCGGCCGGCGTCGTCACCCGCGCGCTGCGGATGCCGGGCGACCGGCCGATGGTGCGGACGTTCGCCGTCGTCGCCGCCGAGAACCTGCTGCGGCTGCACCTGACGGACGCGCTGTAGCCGGTGGACGTCGGCGGGCTGCTGGGGGAACGGGACGCGTTCTCGGCGCGGTACCAGCCGGTCGTGGACGTCGTGACCCGCGCGCCGGTCGGGTACGAGGCGCTGCTGCACGTGGAGTCCGTGCCGTCGGCGACGCTGTTCGCGGCCGCCGCCGCGGCCGGGCGGCTCGCCGACCTCGACCGGCTCGCCCGCGAGGTCGCGCTCCGCGACGCCGCCGGGTGGCTCGGGCCGTCGCTGCTGTTCGTCAAGCTCTCCGTCGCGCCCGGCGACCTGCCGCCCGACTGGCTCGCCTCCACCCGCGACGCCGCCGGCGCCGCCGGGGTGCCGTTGCGGCAGGTCGTCCTCGAGGTCGTGCAGCCGCCGCCGGGGGAGCCGCTGGAGCAGACCGCGCGGGTCGTCATCCGCTGCCGCGGCGTCGGCGCGCAGGTCGCGCTCGTCGGCGCCGGCGACACCCGCGTCGTCCGCAGCCTCGTCGGCGCGCTGCTGCCCGACTACGTCACGCTCGACCGTTCCGTCGTGTCCCGGCTGCCCGCGCCGGACGCGGTGTCGACCGCGCGGGAGCTGCTCCGCGAGGCCGGCGCGGGCGGGGCGAAGGTGATCGCGTTCGGCGTCGAGACCGAGGCGCAGGCCGCCGCCGTCAACGACCTGGGCGTGCCGTGGGCGCAGGGCTGGCTGTACGGGCGGCCGGGACGGCCGTAGCGGCGGTGTTCGCCGACGGCGGACAACGGCTGAACCTGTCGCACCGCGCGGTTATGGTGGCTGGTACCCGCACCCGTAGGAGGCGCCCGATGAGCCTGCTCCGCCGAGAGCTCGGCGCCGTGCTGCGCCGGCACCGCGAGCGCCAGGAGCGGACGCTGCGTTCGGTCGCCGCCGACGCGGGGGTCTCGCTCGGGTACCTCTCCGAGGTCGAGCGGGGCGTCAAGGAGGCGTCGTCCGAGCTGCTCGCCGCGATCTGCGGCGCGCTGGCGGTGCCGTTGCCGGAGGTGCTGGTCGAGGTCGCCGACGCGCTGTTCCTCGCCGACGCGGGGGCCGCGGCGCCGGTCGGCTTCGTGCCCGCCTCGCTGGTGCCCGCGCCCGTCCCGCTCGCCGCCGTCCCGGCGTCCGCGTCGAACGCCACCCGGGCGGTCGCCGCGTAGCCCGCACGGAGTTGACCCCGGCCGGGTGAGCCGGTGAGATTGGACGCCCCACCCACGGAACGTCCAATCCGACCAGCCGGAGCCGCATGTCCGCCGCCCCGACCGACGCCGCCGCGCCCAGCGGCGACGCGAACGCCGCGCCCCGCCGCACGCCCGGCTCCAAGGCGCGTTCCGGCAACGGCATGACCCGCTCGCGGGCCTGCATCCTCTCCGGCGCCGCGAAGTGCATCGCCCGGTACGGCACCCGCAAGACGACGATGGGCGACATCGCGCGCGAGGGCGGGACCGCGAAGGCGACGGTCTACAACCACTTCCGCACCAAGCCGGACATCTACGCCGCGCTGCTCGACGACGAGGTCGACGACCTGCTCGCGCAGGTGGCGGCGCTGCCCGCGCCGGCCGGCTCGGCCGCGTCGGTGGTCGAGGCGCTGGCGTTCGCGGCCGAGTGGCTGTCGGAGCACCCGGTGCTGGCGGCGTTGCGCGAGCGCGAGCCGGAGCTGGCCGCGCGGCTGGCCCGGCCCAGCGGCGCGCCGGCGTGGCAGCGGGTCCGGCAGGCGGCGTTGCAGCGGGTGTCGCTCGCGGTCGCCGCGGGCGCGCTGCACCCGCAGACCGACCCGGGGGTGGCGGCGGAGGCGTTGCTGCGCTGGGCGGTGTCGCACGTCACCTGGCCGGCCGCGCACGGCACGGCCGAGGCGGCGGCCCGGCAGGTGGTGCACGGGCTGCTCGCGGCGCCGTTCGCGCCGCCGTCGGTCACCGTGCCCGAGGCGGCGCCGTACGCGATGCTCCCGGCCTGACCGGCGAACCGGGACGACCCTGGCATTCCGGGCGGGCGCACCGTAGGGTGCGCGGCGGTGGGGGGTTGTACCCAACGCCCGGGTCGCGGGGGGTCGCGGCGCGGGCGCCGAGCCGGAGGTTCTCCGTGCGCAAGGTTCTGCTGACGGCGGCGACCACCGTCGTCGCCACGTTCGGCCTGGCCGCCACCGTCCCGCAGTCCGCGGGCGCGGGTGGCGCGACCAGCGAGTTCGCCGTCCTCTACGCCAGCGGCGTGTCGCCGTCCGCCGCCCACGCGGCGATCGAGCGCGCCGGCGGCACCATCGTCCGCGAGAACGCCGCCGTCGGCCTCGCGACCGTCCGCACCAACCGGACCGACTTCGCGTCCGCCGTGTCGCGCGAGTCGGCGCTCTACGGCGCCGCGCGCAACGCGCCGATCGGCTACGCGCCCGACGACGCCGCCACCGCGCGCGCCACCGTCGAGCAGGAGGGCCGCGCGCCCGGCCAGGGCCCGCGCGCCCGCAGCGGCGGCCAGTCCGGCACGGACCCGCTCGCGGCGCAGCAGTGGGACATGGACATGATCCACGCGCCGGCCGCGCACGCCGTCCAGGCCGGTGACCACCGCGTCCTCGTCGGCGTCATCGACACCGGCATCGACGGCTCGCACCCGGACATCGCGCCGAACTTCGACCGCGCCGACAGCCGAAACTTCACGACCGACGTGCCGGTCATCGACGGCGCCTGCGCCGACGACCCGGACGGCTCGTGCAGCGACCCGGCGGACGTCGACGAGGACGGCCACGGCACGCACGTCGCCGGCACCATCGCCTCGCCGATCAACGGCCTCGGCATCGCCGGCGTCGCGCCGAACGTCACGCTCGTCAACATCCGCGCCGGCCAGGACTCGGGCTACTTCTTCCTCCAGCCGACCGTGGACGCGCTCACCTACGCCGGCGACCTCGGCGTCGACGTCGTCAACATGAGCTTCTACATCGACCCGTGGCTCTACAACTGCCCGAACGGCACCAGCGCGGACAGCGCGGAGGCCACCGCCGAGCAGCGCACCATCATCGCGGCGACGCAGCGGGCGCTCGGCTACGCGTACGACCACGGCGTGACGCTCGTCGGCGCGGCCGGCAACGAGCACACCGACCTCGGCCACCCGACGTCGGACGCGACCAGCCCGGACTTCCCGCCGGACGCCGCGTACCCGCGCACCGTCGACAACACCTGCCTCGACCTGCCCACCGAGGGCGAGCACGTGCTGTCGATCACGTCCGTCGGCCCGACCGGCCTCAAG from Mycobacteriales bacterium includes the following:
- a CDS encoding RodZ domain-containing protein codes for the protein MSIGEALATARADAGYTVEDVSRATRIRGELLRRIEADDFAGCGGAVYARGHIRSIATHVGLDPAPLLAEYDRVHGTDAPAARQIFEHEVVAKPARTGPNWTAAMAVMAGVLLLIGLVSVFSPNGSPAGTPDALPLTTATPSPTVAPPVATQTPAIAGQIPGSGVFLRVKIVNTRSYVTVKADGKTAFQGLMTFPAQQDFSAKKTIHLVIGNAAAVTLVVNGRDLGSPGRPGEVVRLDFGPGDPANAG
- the rimO gene encoding 30S ribosomal protein S12 methylthiotransferase RimO, with amino-acid sequence MTSSRRVALVTLGCARNEVDSEELAARFADGGFELVEDAADADAVVVNTCGFVEQAKQDSIDTLLGARALDADGRRRTVVAVGCLAERYGTELAASLPEADAVLGFDSYPDLAARLSAIVAGERPASHVPRDRRTLLPVTPVDRAAARVAAPDLPEGVAPASGPRPVRRRLGGGPVAPLKLASGCDRRCAFCAIPSFRGAFVSRPPDELLAEAEWLAQHGVRELHLVSENSTSYGKDLGDVRLLERLLPRLAAVDGIDRVRLAYLQPAELRPGLVEAIAGTPGVAAYYDLSFQHASPSVLRRMRRFGGTGPFLDLVGRIRALAPDAGIRSNVIVGFPGETKADYAELERFLTEARLDAVGVFRYSDEDGTEAATYDGKVRSDVAARRYDRLTTLVETLTAARAEERVGSEVEVLVEEAGDGWAEGRAHHQAPEVDGSVRLRSGATVGELVRARVVAAEGVDLVAEAL
- the pgsA gene encoding CDP-diacylglycerol--glycerol-3-phosphate 3-phosphatidyltransferase — translated: MTDPVTEVVDPAALPPDAAGVVNVANALTVVRLLLVPVFVALLMAGSGHETGLRVLAWAAFAVASFTDRIDGELARRRGLVTEFGQIADPIADKALIGAALIGLSMLGDLPWWVTVAVLVREVGVTALRFWVIRHGVIPASRGGKVKTLLQGVAIGLYVLPLSGPLASARWWLMAAAVAVTVVTGADYVVRAVRLRRTSARAAMKRARREART
- a CDS encoding competence/damage-inducible protein A gives rise to the protein MRVELLAVGTELLFGDIVNGNAAWLGQRLAEVGIDVTTSVVVGDNIGRIVACVREALARADALVITGGIGPTQDDLTREALAEAAGVELVRDPDLEAGLRARFAALRRDVPEINYKQADLPRGARPIANPRGSAPGVRVEIGGGVAYALPGVPHEMERMFTDDVLPDLLRIGGQPACIVHRVLRTAGMWESAVAAALADQVARLEESGGVTIAFLASQGQTRVRLTAKAATYDAAVAMIAPEEAAARAALGTAVYGADDDTLEGVVASLLRERSATVATAESLTGGLLGAELSRAPGSSDVFLGGVVTYATELKQSLLGVPDEVIEEHGVISDACAAAMATGVRDRLGATYGVSLTGVAGPTEQEGRPVGTVHVGIAGPAGVVTRALRMPGDRPMVRTFAVVAAENLLRLHLTDAL
- a CDS encoding EAL domain-containing protein, which gives rise to MDVGGLLGERDAFSARYQPVVDVVTRAPVGYEALLHVESVPSATLFAAAAAAGRLADLDRLAREVALRDAAGWLGPSLLFVKLSVAPGDLPPDWLASTRDAAGAAGVPLRQVVLEVVQPPPGEPLEQTARVVIRCRGVGAQVALVGAGDTRVVRSLVGALLPDYVTLDRSVVSRLPAPDAVSTARELLREAGAGGAKVIAFGVETEAQAAAVNDLGVPWAQGWLYGRPGRP
- a CDS encoding helix-turn-helix transcriptional regulator gives rise to the protein MSLLRRELGAVLRRHRERQERTLRSVAADAGVSLGYLSEVERGVKEASSELLAAICGALAVPLPEVLVEVADALFLADAGAAAPVGFVPASLVPAPVPLAAVPASASNATRAVAA
- a CDS encoding helix-turn-helix domain-containing protein, whose protein sequence is MSAAPTDAAAPSGDANAAPRRTPGSKARSGNGMTRSRACILSGAAKCIARYGTRKTTMGDIAREGGTAKATVYNHFRTKPDIYAALLDDEVDDLLAQVAALPAPAGSAASVVEALAFAAEWLSEHPVLAALREREPELAARLARPSGAPAWQRVRQAALQRVSLAVAAGALHPQTDPGVAAEALLRWAVSHVTWPAAHGTAEAAARQVVHGLLAAPFAPPSVTVPEAAPYAMLPA
- a CDS encoding S8 family serine peptidase, coding for MRKVLLTAATTVVATFGLAATVPQSAGAGGATSEFAVLYASGVSPSAAHAAIERAGGTIVRENAAVGLATVRTNRTDFASAVSRESALYGAARNAPIGYAPDDAATARATVEQEGRAPGQGPRARSGGQSGTDPLAAQQWDMDMIHAPAAHAVQAGDHRVLVGVIDTGIDGSHPDIAPNFDRADSRNFTTDVPVIDGACADDPDGSCSDPADVDEDGHGTHVAGTIASPINGLGIAGVAPNVTLVNIRAGQDSGYFFLQPTVDALTYAGDLGVDVVNMSFYIDPWLYNCPNGTSADSAEATAEQRTIIAATQRALGYAYDHGVTLVGAAGNEHTDLGHPTSDATSPDFPPDAAYPRTVDNTCLDLPTEGEHVLSITSVGPTGLKADYSNYGLEQASVAAPGGFFRDYLGTARNRQVSNEILAPYPYGVGRAGGTIDANGNPTTTGVVKDCSGGTCSYYQWIQGTSMAAPHVSGVVALIVSQFGHKDGKNKGGLTMKPAHVEEVLFGSATPHACPDPAAFSYVPYGRSWTNTCEGTTEFNGFYGHGIVDALGAVTYDRG